Proteins from a single region of Phycisphaeraceae bacterium D3-23:
- a CDS encoding serine hydroxymethyltransferase → MTPSILANDPIAAADPEVARLIAQEGERQENTLEMIASENHTSPAVMAACGSNMTNKYAEGYPGKRYYSGCDYYDEVETLAIERAKQLFGCNYANVQAHSGANANTAVFYALLEPGDTFCSIELSEGGHLTHGSKVAMSGKWFNPVHYPLVYDESRDDAGYIDYDAVEKVCMEHKPKLLICGYSAYPRVIDFDRFRAIADKCGALLLCDMAHIAGLVAGGAHPSPFPQCDVVTTTTHKTLRGPRGGLILTNDEDLAKKIDKAIFPGTQGGPLMHIIAAKAVNFGENLKPAFKQYAADVVTNAKALAEVLVAGGLTLATGGTENHLALIDLRPSHPDVTGKMAAQWLADAGIITNKNTVSRDERSPFQTSGVRLGTPALTTRGLDADAIREVGAIIVDVINSGGDEAKIKSANAKVLDLCKRFPMPH, encoded by the coding sequence ATGACCCCCTCGATCCTCGCCAACGACCCGATCGCCGCCGCCGACCCCGAGGTCGCACGCCTCATCGCGCAGGAAGGCGAACGCCAGGAAAACACGCTCGAGATGATCGCCAGCGAGAACCACACCTCGCCCGCCGTGATGGCCGCCTGCGGCTCGAACATGACCAACAAGTACGCCGAGGGCTACCCCGGCAAGCGCTACTACTCGGGCTGCGACTACTACGACGAAGTCGAGACCCTCGCCATCGAACGCGCCAAGCAGCTCTTCGGCTGCAACTACGCCAACGTCCAAGCCCACTCGGGCGCGAACGCCAACACCGCCGTGTTCTACGCGCTCCTTGAGCCCGGCGATACGTTCTGCTCGATCGAACTCAGCGAGGGCGGACACCTGACGCACGGCAGCAAGGTCGCCATGTCCGGCAAATGGTTCAACCCCGTGCACTACCCGCTGGTCTACGACGAGTCGCGCGATGATGCGGGCTACATCGACTACGACGCCGTCGAAAAAGTCTGCATGGAACACAAGCCCAAGCTGCTGATCTGTGGCTACTCCGCCTACCCCCGCGTGATCGATTTCGATCGCTTCCGCGCGATCGCGGACAAGTGCGGCGCGCTGCTCTTGTGCGATATGGCCCACATCGCCGGGCTCGTCGCGGGCGGGGCGCACCCCTCGCCGTTCCCGCAGTGCGACGTCGTGACGACGACGACGCACAAGACGCTGCGCGGCCCACGCGGGGGGCTGATCCTGACGAACGATGAAGACCTCGCCAAGAAGATCGACAAGGCCATCTTCCCGGGCACACAGGGCGGCCCGCTGATGCACATCATCGCCGCCAAGGCCGTGAACTTCGGCGAAAACCTCAAGCCCGCGTTCAAGCAGTACGCCGCCGACGTCGTGACCAACGCCAAGGCGCTCGCCGAGGTGCTCGTCGCCGGCGGGCTCACCCTCGCGACCGGCGGGACGGAAAACCACCTCGCGCTCATCGACCTGCGGCCAAGCCACCCCGACGTCACGGGCAAGATGGCGGCGCAGTGGCTCGCCGACGCCGGCATCATCACCAACAAGAACACCGTCTCCCGCGACGAGCGCAGCCCGTTCCAGACCTCGGGCGTCCGCCTGGGCACGCCCGCACTGACGACGCGCGGCCTCGACGCCGACGCCATCCGCGAGGTCGGGGCAATCATCGTCGACGTCATCAACAGCGGCGGCGACGAAGCGAAGATCAAATCCGCCAACGCGAAAGTGCTCGACCTCTGCAAGCGGTTCCCGATGCCGCATTGA
- a CDS encoding PQQ-binding-like beta-propeller repeat protein encodes MVALVNEHGRGIYQRYDALAKQELETLLATGAADPDSLSRIAQRYPLALSASRALLTAAERLEAEGQPIGALSQYQQALASAMTDDQRRAAAGALLVYYEGSNRRDEAMSLLTRLAREGAQVQPERGGEPTTIEQWRSVFLAMDAHADGALDPPVALADPVVIPGRLLLPPPGLNPEALNGALLIHTAEGSVALMDASGRAAAWSVPVPGRQLYVLADDQGQVLVWSVDAQRLVALDSATGEILWDQPTDLSVLSEEPEGVHAGQANVGRVLPEELPFVSVGPSVICFTARSGRVVGVDRYRGAVRWSVETGVPSVTAVAVDPWTLVVAGILGPEIDLSRGKLVLLDLYTGSPVLDRVDLHVGFRPQVIGLDAGRLVAVGQRGARVTVFDAATGETQWQQTLSDKPATPNGLAHGGVVAVENTAGMVQVMRLDEPASVISRFRIALEGGAGDAEMRRMGDGLVVFGAHGVVAIAPDGKVRWRDAPRVGGGAVHQALAGNSRVALIASIDAAGNPDLLLAQGQHVSYRIDLISRASGLLEHTYTLGPVHGPLDPRRAAITHAGLAIAMGPQTMLIPPAPIPATDTGDTAGRR; translated from the coding sequence TTGGTTGCGCTCGTAAACGAGCACGGCCGAGGCATCTACCAGCGCTATGACGCGCTGGCGAAACAGGAACTCGAAACGCTATTGGCGACGGGCGCAGCCGACCCCGACTCGCTGTCTCGGATCGCGCAGCGTTACCCCTTAGCGCTGTCTGCTTCGCGTGCATTATTGACGGCGGCCGAGCGCTTGGAGGCCGAGGGCCAGCCGATCGGCGCATTGAGTCAGTATCAGCAGGCGCTCGCCAGCGCGATGACCGACGACCAGCGGCGGGCTGCGGCGGGGGCGCTATTGGTCTACTACGAGGGATCCAACCGCCGGGACGAAGCGATGTCGCTCCTGACTCGTCTTGCACGCGAGGGTGCCCAGGTCCAGCCTGAGCGTGGCGGTGAGCCGACGACGATCGAGCAGTGGCGGTCGGTGTTTCTTGCGATGGATGCGCATGCCGACGGTGCGCTCGACCCGCCTGTGGCGTTGGCCGACCCGGTCGTCATACCGGGCCGGTTGTTGCTGCCGCCGCCGGGTCTGAATCCCGAGGCACTCAACGGCGCGCTGCTGATCCACACCGCCGAAGGCAGCGTCGCGCTCATGGATGCGTCGGGCCGTGCGGCCGCATGGTCCGTCCCCGTTCCGGGTCGGCAGTTGTACGTACTCGCCGACGACCAGGGCCAAGTGCTTGTGTGGTCGGTCGATGCGCAGCGACTTGTTGCGCTGGACAGCGCGACGGGCGAGATTTTGTGGGACCAGCCTACTGATCTGAGCGTGTTGAGCGAAGAGCCCGAGGGGGTACATGCTGGCCAAGCGAATGTCGGGCGTGTCCTCCCCGAAGAGCTCCCGTTTGTCAGTGTCGGGCCGTCGGTGATCTGCTTCACCGCCCGCTCGGGACGTGTCGTCGGTGTCGACCGATACCGTGGCGCGGTGCGCTGGTCGGTGGAGACCGGTGTGCCGAGCGTGACTGCTGTCGCGGTCGACCCGTGGACGCTCGTGGTCGCGGGCATCCTCGGGCCCGAGATCGATCTGAGCCGCGGCAAGCTCGTGCTGCTTGATCTTTACACGGGCAGCCCGGTGCTCGATCGTGTCGATCTTCATGTCGGTTTTAGGCCACAGGTGATCGGGCTCGATGCGGGCCGGCTGGTCGCGGTCGGTCAGCGCGGCGCGCGTGTCACTGTTTTCGATGCAGCAACCGGCGAGACGCAGTGGCAGCAGACTTTGAGCGACAAGCCGGCGACACCCAACGGCCTTGCGCATGGCGGTGTGGTTGCGGTCGAGAACACTGCGGGGATGGTGCAGGTCATGCGTCTCGACGAGCCGGCTTCGGTGATCTCGCGATTCCGTATCGCGCTCGAAGGCGGGGCGGGCGATGCCGAGATGCGACGCATGGGTGATGGGCTCGTCGTGTTCGGGGCGCACGGCGTCGTCGCGATTGCACCCGATGGCAAGGTGCGCTGGCGCGATGCCCCGCGTGTCGGCGGCGGTGCGGTGCACCAGGCGCTCGCCGGCAACTCGCGCGTCGCGCTCATCGCATCGATCGATGCCGCGGGCAACCCCGACCTGCTGCTCGCCCAAGGCCAGCATGTGTCGTACCGCATCGATCTGATCTCTCGGGCCAGCGGCCTGCTGGAACACACCTACACGCTGGGCCCGGTCCACGGCCCACTCGACCCACGCCGCGCCGCGATCACCCACGCCGGGCTCGCCATCGCGATGGGCCCGCAGACGATGCTCATCCCGCCCGCCCCGATACCCGCGACGGATACGGGCGATACGGCCGGCCGGCGCTAA